The nucleotide sequence CGACAAGGCCATCGTGAAAGAATCCGACACCGAAGCCGACTGCGTGGATGAAGCCATCGACGCCTGCCCGGCCGAAGCCATCACCAAATCCTGACGCTTCCTGTCCCCCCTGGGGACGCCCCGCGCCGGTCCGCCGGCGCGGGTTTTTTTATGCCCGGCGTCCCGTAAGGCTTTGGCCGTAATCGCCGATAAGAGGGGTGAGGCCGCCGCTGCCGGGGCAAGGACGCCCCTGGAACGGATATTGCTACTTACTCGCTGTGTTCCACGGGGGTCAAGGACTGCCCCCAAGCGAGGCAACGCCATGAACATCATCCGCAACTACCTGCAACACCGACTCAATCCCATGCACATGTACTGCCGGCTCATGGATTTCGGGCTGGCTCGCCGCAACGCCAGACGGCTGTGCTCCGT is from Solidesulfovibrio magneticus RS-1 and encodes:
- a CDS encoding ferredoxin; translation: MAIVIDDDACMGCEACVETCPDAFEMNGDGDKAIVKESDTEADCVDEAIDACPAEAITKS